GACCAGCGCCCCGGCGTCATCGTGAACATGTCGTCCGCCGCGCGGCACGGCAACCGCGGCCAGTCCAACTACGTGTCCGCCAAGGCCGCGCTCGCCGCCAACACCGTCACCTGGTCGCGCGAGTTCGCGCCGTTCGGCATCCGCGTGGGCGCGGTCGCCCCGGGCATGATTGAGACGCCCATGACGCAGGGCATGAACCAGAAGGCCCGCGACGCGCTGGTGGCCGCCATCCCGGTGGGCCGCATCGGCGAGCCGGAGGACATCTGGCAGGCCGTGAAGTTCATCGTGGAGTGCGACTACTTCAACGGCCGCACCATCGACGTGGACGGCGGCCACAACTTCTAGGCCGCCCGCAGCACCCGCGCCCCGGACATCAGGCGCTCTTGCGCTTCCGGGGCGCGGCCCGCGTGACCTTCACCGCCACGCCCTTCTGCGCCTGCGCCGGAGCCTTCACGTCCACCCAGCGCTCCGCCCACTTGCCCAGTTCGTCGATGACCTTCCAGAACGCTTGACCCTTCTGCGTCAGACGGTACTCGGAGCGGATGGGCGGACCCGGGTCCACGTGGCGCTCGACGATGCCTTCGGCCTCCAGGTCCTTGAGCCGCTCCGACAGGACGCGCTCGCTGATGGTGCCAATGCGCTCCGTCAGCTCCCCGAAGCGGCACGGCCCGTCCATCAGGATGCGCAGGATGACGCCCGTCCAGCGCCGGCCCAGCAGGTCGGCCGCCGCCAGGAACCGCGAGCACAACGGGCTCAGGTCGTCATGCATCGTGCCACCTCCCCCCTGAGTATAGCGCCCGCCCCTTCCCGCCGGCACTCACTTACTTTTTGGAAGTCACTTGCGAAATGAAAGTGACGCGGGTAGCCATGGGGTGTTCGCAACGGAAGGACACCCCGCATGGCGACGACGAACACGGCCCTGGACACGGACGCGCTGGAGCAGCTCTTCACGGAGGCCCGCACCTACCCGGGCTGGCTGGACCGGCCGGTGACGGAGGAGACGCTGCGCCGCATCTACGAGCTGGCGCGCATGGCGCCCACCGCGGTCAACAGCCAGCCGGTGCGCCTGGTGTTCGTGAAGAGCCGCGAGGCCAAGGAGAAGCTCAAGCCCGCGCTGGCCCCGAACAACGTGGACAAGACGATGCAGGCGCCGGTGACGGTCATCGTGGCGTACGACACCGCGTTCCACGAGCAGATGCCCAAGCTGTTCCCGTCGCGCGACATGAAGAGCGTCTTCGCCGCCCAGACGCCGGAGGCACGCGAGCAGGCGGCCTTCATGAACGGCACCCTGCAGGCCGGCTACGTCATCCTCGCGGCGCGCGCGCTGGGGCTCGACTGCGGCCCCATGGGCGGCTTCGACAAGGCGAAGGTGGACGAGGCCTTCCTCCAGGGCACCGGCTGGAAGTCGAACCTCCTCATCAACCTGGGCTACGGCGACCCGGCGAAGCTCCACCCGCGCAACCCGCGTCTGTCTTTCGAGGACGCCTGCCGGGTGGACTGACACCGTCCAATCCCAGACAGCGCATTGGTCCCTCCGTTCAATGGCATCAGGCGGCTACAATCCTGAGTTTCTAGGTTAATCAGGAAGAAGCAGCCGCACCGTCGGTTCAACGGGCGTGGGGCCGGTGACGGGAGGCAAGCGCGGTGGGGCGGGCCTAGTACAGCTGTTCGAGCGGCATCATCGTGCCCGCCTCGAACTCCGGCGCGCGGCGCAGCTGGTCCAGCACGCGCGGGGCGCACCTCAAGTGCAGCATGGGCAGGGAACCGCCCGGCTCACTCATGGCGCGCACGGCGCCCACCAACTGGTGTGCCTCCAGCCAACGCATGAAGCTCTCTCGGAAGCGGGCGTTCTCCGCCTGGCCTTCCTTGTAGAGGTCCGCGCGCGAACGCAGGGGTGCCCGTGAGGACGCGGAAGGGCTCTTCGGCGCGGCCGATTCCCGGGGCATCACCGTGACGTCGATGTCGCCGCCCGGCTGGGCGTCACGCTCCAGGCCGCCAGAGCCCGGCAACGCACGCACCGTGCCTCCGCTGCCAGGCAGCGGACGCACGGCGGCAACGGAGGACATCCGGGCCGAAATGTCTTGAGGTCCGCCCGGCACGCCATTCTTCCTGCTCATGGCCACATCCTCCCCAGGTCCGGTGCTCACGTGGCACCGGCCCCGGCAACTACCGCGTCACCTGAAAACAGCCAGGCCCTTCCCCGTCCGGTGGTTCGCCGAGCGAGGAAGCTTGATGGCATTGGCCAGAATCAAATCTCTCACTTCCAATGCCGTCAAGTCAGGGGCGCGGCAACGATACAGCGCGGCGATTCCTGCGACATATGGCGCCGCCATGCTTGTGCCGCTCATTCGTTCATAGAACGCCTGATTGTTGCAGCGGCGTTCAGTAGACGAATACACATTCACCCCGTAGCCCATGACGTCAGGGACGACCCGTCGCCCCACGGCGCCGCTGGCGGAGAAGGTGGCCACGTTGCGTTCGAAGTCGACTGCCCCCACAGCCAGGGCCTCGGGAAAGGCTGCTGGGTAACCAACCGTGTCGGGTCCACTGTTACCCGCCGCGACAATGGGCAGGATGTTGCTGTCCAGAAGCCGACGCAGCATGGCTTGCAGCGCGCGCTGGTTGAGCAGGTAGTCCGCTTCGGAGATGCCCGGAGGCGGCTGCAGCGGGAAGCCCAGCGACAGGTTGACGACGGCGGGACGCGACGCGTTCTCCGGACGGCTGAACTGGTGCAGCAGCCACTCCATGCCGGCGGCCACGCGGCCCAGGCTGGTGCGGATGGTCTCCGATTCGATGACGGACGCGGCGTACAGGTCCACCTCCGGCGCGACGCCGTGGTGCACGCCCGCGGCGATGCCGCACACGTGCGTGCCGTGGCCGTCCGGGTCGAACCCGCGCACGTCGCGCGCGGGGTTGTGCGGCGAGTTGGGGAAGAGCGAGACGTAGCGGAACTGGATGGTCTTGCTCGCGTGCTCGGGGTGGTCCGCGTCCACGCCGGTGTCCAGGATGCCCAGCATCACGCCGGCGCCCCGGATGCCCTGGGCGTGCGCCAGGGGGACACCGGACTCGTCAGGCCACTCGCGCTGCGCGAGCGAGCTCATGCCGCGGTTGCGCGGCCCTGTCTGTCCGGCGGACACCGGACCGGGGAAGGACAGGGGCACCACGTCCGGGATGAACTCGAACTCCTCCGCCAGCTCGCCGCGGGCCGCCACTTCCGCGTCCTGGGAGTAGAAGTGCGCCATGGTGGCGCCGATGAGCGGCATGAACCGGTAGCTGCCGGCTTCCGTGCCGGCCTGCTCCGTCACGGGCGCGCCCGGCATGGGCGTGGCGTCGACGTCGCTGGCCTTCTTGCCGCGGGCGCGCTTGCGGCCGCGGGGCTCCTGGCCGCTGACGGCGGGCTTCACGCCAGGCAGCGTGGCCGACCGCAGGCCGAGGGCGGTGAGGGCATCCGGTGCCTTCTGGGCCGCGCTGAAGCGAAGCGCGGTGCTGCGGCTGAGGACGCGCTCGCCCTGCGCCGTGCCACGCACTCCGGGCCGGGCCTGCGTCTCGATGGACTCCTTGGGTACCAACAGGAAAGACTTCATGGCTTGTGCTCCTTGGACCGCTCAATCCGCGCCGGGCCCTGAAGGGGGAGCACCTGCGGTACGACCACGCCCACCTGGGGACCCTGACAAGCCCCTTCGGATCCGGTGGGTCGGGCTCGCGGGCGTCGCCCGGAGCCGCTGCATCACCTGCCCTCCCCTCTCCCCATTCGCTGGGGCCAACCGGGGGATTTGACCGCGACCCCCTGACAAAAAATCACGGGATTTCCGTAATAGACACCCCTTGTCTGGTGTCTCGGTCCTCACTCGGCTTCCCCGAACCTCCGGAAACACAACGGATTCCCTCCGTGGGACGAGGGCAGTGGCCGGGGGCGCACACGGGCTCTGTCCGCCAGCGGATGTGGGGAAGGGGCAGGCAGGAGGGGCGGGGGCGCGAGAGGGCGTCCGGGTGGGGCTTGCGCGCCCGGCGGGCGGTGCGTGGAAAAAGAGGTGGAGGGAAGCCCGGGATGCGCCGATTGTTCGGCTTCCATCCGCCCGGAGTATGTCCGCGCGGATCCCTGGCCTTTCTGGAGCCCCCTTGATTCCC
This DNA window, taken from Corallococcus coralloides DSM 2259, encodes the following:
- the popD gene encoding PopC secretion inhibitor PopD; this translates as MSRKNGVPGGPQDISARMSSVAAVRPLPGSGGTVRALPGSGGLERDAQPGGDIDVTVMPRESAAPKSPSASSRAPLRSRADLYKEGQAENARFRESFMRWLEAHQLVGAVRAMSEPGGSLPMLHLRCAPRVLDQLRRAPEFEAGTMMPLEQLY
- a CDS encoding malonic semialdehyde reductase, whose product is MATTNTALDTDALEQLFTEARTYPGWLDRPVTEETLRRIYELARMAPTAVNSQPVRLVFVKSREAKEKLKPALAPNNVDKTMQAPVTVIVAYDTAFHEQMPKLFPSRDMKSVFAAQTPEAREQAAFMNGTLQAGYVILAARALGLDCGPMGGFDKAKVDEAFLQGTGWKSNLLINLGYGDPAKLHPRNPRLSFEDACRVD
- a CDS encoding S8 family peptidase encodes the protein MKSFLLVPKESIETQARPGVRGTAQGERVLSRSTALRFSAAQKAPDALTALGLRSATLPGVKPAVSGQEPRGRKRARGKKASDVDATPMPGAPVTEQAGTEAGSYRFMPLIGATMAHFYSQDAEVAARGELAEEFEFIPDVVPLSFPGPVSAGQTGPRNRGMSSLAQREWPDESGVPLAHAQGIRGAGVMLGILDTGVDADHPEHASKTIQFRYVSLFPNSPHNPARDVRGFDPDGHGTHVCGIAAGVHHGVAPEVDLYAASVIESETIRTSLGRVAAGMEWLLHQFSRPENASRPAVVNLSLGFPLQPPPGISEADYLLNQRALQAMLRRLLDSNILPIVAAGNSGPDTVGYPAAFPEALAVGAVDFERNVATFSASGAVGRRVVPDVMGYGVNVYSSTERRCNNQAFYERMSGTSMAAPYVAGIAALYRCRAPDLTALEVRDLILANAIKLPRSANHRTGKGLAVFR
- a CDS encoding winged helix-turn-helix transcriptional regulator, with protein sequence MHDDLSPLCSRFLAAADLLGRRWTGVILRILMDGPCRFGELTERIGTISERVLSERLKDLEAEGIVERHVDPGPPIRSEYRLTQKGQAFWKVIDELGKWAERWVDVKAPAQAQKGVAVKVTRAAPRKRKSA